DNA from Thermococcus sp. CX2:
CATTTTCCATTTTCATGGCCTCGAGGACGAGTAGTCCCTGGCCGGTTTTGACTTCATCGCCCTCCTTGACTAATATCCTGATGATTTTGCCCGGCATTGGGGCAGTAACTACTCCCTCACCTGCCGGTGCTGGAGTTGGCGCTGCTGGTGCTGGGACAGGAGAGGGAGCCGGAGTCGGGACGCTAGAGGGGACGCTTGGAGCACTCGGAACTGCCGGGACGGGAGTACCGGCACTTGCTATCTGAGGCAGATACTTGAGGGCGCTCAGGTCAACTCCTTCAACGCCAACCTCGAACTCAACACCGTCGATGTACAGTTTAAACTTCTGGGCAGTCTTCGGGATTTCCGGTTTTCTAACCCCCTCCTTTCTGACCTTGAAGAACTCCAGTGCAACCTGTGGGAAGAGGCAGTAAGTTAGAACGTCCTCTTCCTTCTCCAGATAGCCGAGTTCCTCAAGCTCCTTCCTGCACTTCTCCAAGGCCGGCTCCAGAAGCTCACCTGGCCTTGCCGCTATCGGTTCTTCGTCCCCGAGAACCTTTGCCTTCAATTCGGGGTTTATTTCCGCCGGGGGCCTCCCGTACAGGCCTTTGATGTAGTTCTTGACCTCGTTGGTTATCCTCTCGTATCTTCCGAAGAGAACGTTGAGGACAGCTTGAGTGCCGACTATCTGACTCGTCGGTGTAACCAGCGGCGGCCAGCCGAGGTCCTCCCTCACGTGCGGAATCTCTTCCAGCACTTCGTCGAGTTTATCCAGAGCCTTCATCTCCTTGAGCTGAGCTATGAGGTTGGAGAACATTCCCCCAGGAACTTGGTACTTCAGGACGTATGGGTTCACCATGAGGGCCTCCTTGTGGAGCAGGCCGTAGTACCTCTCCTCAAGCAGCTTTTTGAGGTAGCGGGAAACCTCGTGGATTAAGTCCCTGTCGAGGTGAGAGCCGACTGCCTCAGGCAGTGCGTGCCATATCGTCTGTATCCCGGGCTGGGCAGTTCCGAAGGCGAGGGGGCTTATAGCTGTATCAATGAAGTCCGCTCCGGCCTCGACAGCCTTCAGGTAAGTCGCGACGGCCATTCCCGTAGTCGAGTGGGTGTGAACGTTAACTGGGACACCGTAGGTTTCCTTTATCTCTCTGACCAGCTCGTAGGCCTTCTGGGGAGTTAGCAAAGCCGCCATGTCCTTGATGGTTATGACATCGACGTCCAGCTTTAGGAGCTCCTCCACCTTTTTCATGTAATATTCAAGGGTAAATATCGGGCCAGTGGTGTAGGCTATGGCGCCCTGAACCTCGGCACCCACCTCTTTGGCCTTCCTTATTGCCACCTCCATGTTCCTGACGTCATTGAGGGCATCGAAGACTCTAAAGATGTCTATCCCATTCTTGTGGGCCAGCTCGACGAACTTCTCCACGACGTCATCGGGGTAGTGTCTGTAGCCTACAACGTTCTGACCGCGGAGGAGCATCTGGAGCTTCGTCTTCCTTATGTGCTCCCTCAAAAGTCTGAGCCTCTCCCAGGGGTCTTCCTTCAGATAGCGAATACAGACGTCGAAGGTCGCCCCTCCCCAGACCTCCATGGAGTAGAATCCTATCCTGTCCATCTTCTCAGCTACGGCCAGCATGTCCTCTGTCCTGAGGCGCGTCGCTATGAGCGATTGGTGCGCATCCCTAAATGTGGTATCTACTATCTCCACCATTCGTGATCACCTGCTTCCTTGTTGTTTACTCCGTATATGCCCCTCTAAACATCAGTTGACTTAAAAAAGTTCCGACGTTAGAGGACATATTTTCCGTCAAACGCCGAAAAGAAGGGAGCAGAAGAAAATGCTCAGAGAAGCCCTTCGGCCTTGGCAGCCTCTTCTGGCTCTTCGTTGCGATGGATGACTCTTATGAGGGCCTTGATGAGTGGCTCTGGGTTTTCACGCTGGAAGATATTCCTGCCGACAACCGCCCCAGCTCCGCCGGCCTCTATGACGTCGTAAACCACCCTAAGGAAGTCAACTGGATTCTCGGTCTTAGCGCCACCGCTCAGAAGGACTGGAACTCCTGCTGCGGCATCGACCACCTTGGCGAAGGTCTCCTTTGAGCCCGTCCAGTAGGTCTTTATCATGTCGGCTCCGCTTTCAACGGCCGCCCTCGCGCCGTACATAACAACACGATAGTCCTCCTTTTTGCCGTACTTCTCGTTGATGTACGGGCCGCGCGGATAGGCAAACTGCACAACCGGGAAGCCGAGGTCGTGGGCGTAGCTCGCTATCTCGGCGAACTGGCGCATCATAACGTCCTCCTGCGGGCTGCCCCAGTAGACGGTCGCCGCTATGGCGTCGGCGCCGAGCTTAATCGCGTCTTCAACAAAACCGAGCTGGCTCTGTAGGAGCTGCTCATCCTTTGGCCTCAGGTTGGTCTTGCTGGTGAGCTTTATCATGAGCCCCCTGTCGGGCTTAACCTCGTCGCCCGCGAACCTCACGAGGCCAGGGAGCATCATCACACCATCTACTCCTGCGCGCATGACCTTTCTTATGATGATTTTTGGATTAACGTGCTCCCAGTACTCCTCAAAATCGGTAGGTCCGTGTTCAAAGCCATGGTCCATCGCGAATATCAGCGCCCTCCCATCTCTGCGGAAGAATCGCTTCAACCTTCTTCTAATCCCAACGCTCTGGTAGGCATCCATACTAATCACCGAGAGTGATATATATCTTGGAGGATTTAAGGTTTTCCTTGATAGAAAGTTGTTTAAGCCTCCCAGAGGATTTCCCTCGGTGGTGGTTTGATGTCTGGACTGGGCAGTGGAATTATTGGCCGTAAAATAATCCACCTTCCTGAAGTAGATTCAACCAACGAGTACGCCAAGCTCATCGCTCTCAACGAGCCAGATGGAACAGTGGTGGTAGCGGACAGACAGACCGCCGGAAAAGGGAGGAAAGGTCGTACCTGGGCTTCCCCCGAGGGAGGCCTCTGGATGAGCGTTATCCTAAAGCCAAGGGGCAGGCCTGAAGACATCCCAAAGCTCGTCTTCATTGGGGCCCTGGCCGTTGCCGATACTCTCGGGGAATTCGGAATTGAAGCGGACATAAAATGGCCCAACGATGTATGGGTAAACGGAAAGAAGATCTGCGGTATCCTCGCCGAAGGACGGCTTAGTCAGTTCGTCGTTCTTGGTATTGGCCTCAACGTGAACAACGAGATTCCGGAGGAGCTGAAGGGGATGGCAACTTCCATGAAGGCCGTTCTGGGCCGGAGGGCCGAGCTGGACGAAGTCCTGCGCGTTCTAATTGAGCGTCTTGATCGCTGGTACACAGTCTTCCTTGAGGGGAGATACGGGGAGATAATCTCCGCCGTGAGGGAGAGGAGCCTTGTCTTGGGCAGGGAAGTTAAAGTCATTGAAGAGGGGATCGAGCTCGTAGGGAAAGCCGTTGATATAGACGACGATGGGGCGCTCATCCTAGAGACCTCGGGGGGTAGGGTGAGGGTTCTTTACGGTGACGTTTCCCTGCGCTTCGTTTAGGTTCAGAGAGAGGAAGAATTCGTATATGAGTGCTGCCCTTGGATTTTGTCGTCAAATCAGCGGATGCGAGTTGCTGTGTCTCTTGGTTCGTCAAGGTGTTTCCATTGGATTCATGATAACACATTCCTTTGACAAAATGCCAACTTTGTACAACAAAACATTAATATAATGCCCCTAGAAATACATTAGTGCCATTTGGCGCTCAAAGATAGGGGGTGAAGTCAGTGGGGAAGGGGCTGCTGAAAACCTATCTTGAAATTCCGGTTTTACATAAAATCCTCGCGGGCCTTATTTTAGGTGTTGTTTTGGGTCTGCTCCTTCCGGGGTATTCAGCGACGCTCAAGCCGCTCGGAGACCTCTTCATACGCCTGCTGAAGATGCTCGTGATGCCGATAATACTGTTCTCGCTAGTAGTTGGCGCCGCCAGCATCAACCCAGCGCGGCTCGGAAGGGTGGGCGTCAAGATAATCGTTTACTATCTGGTCACCTCAGCCTTTGCGGTGTTCTTTGGACTGCTGATGGGCAACATCTTCAAACCTGGAACCGGAATAAACCTGGGAACCGGCGCTGGAAAGGCTATAGAGGCAGAGGCTCCGTCGCTCGTCCAGACGCTCCTCAACATCGTCCCGACCAACCCCTTCGCAGCACTTTCGAGCGGCCAGGTTCTGCCCACAATATTCTTCGCCATAGTCTTTGGGATAGCTATCAGCTACCTCATGAACAGTGAAGATAAAAGGATCAGAAGCTCAGCCGAGACGCTCTTCAGAGTTATGGATGCCGCCGCCGAGGCGATGTACAAGATAGTCGCCGGCGTCATGCAGTACGCTCCAATAGGTGTCTTTGCTCTGATTTACTACGTCATCGGCCAGTTCGGCCCGAACGTCGCCGGACCGCTTGTCAAGGTCGTCGTAGCGGTTTACCTTGGCCTCATCCTCCAGATACTCTTGGTCTACGGCGTCCTGCTCAAGGTCTTCGGCATCGACCCGCTTAAGTTCCTTAAGAAGGCCAAGGACGCCATGATTACTGCTTTTGTTACCAGGAGTTCCAGCGGAACGCTGCCAGTTACAATGCGCGTGGCTGAAGAGGAGATGGGCGTTGACAGGGGCATATTCTCCTTCACCCTGCCGCTCGGTGCAACGATAAACATGGACGGAACGGCGCTCTACCAGGGTGTCACGGTGCTCTTCGTTGCGAACGCGATAGGCCAGCCGCTGACGCTCGAGCAGCAGCTCGTGGTCATCCTCACAGCTGTACTCGCCTCGATCGGAACCGCTGGCGTTCCGGGTGCGGGAGCCATAATGCTGGCCATGGTGCTCCAGAGTGTCGGCCTCGGGCTCGTTGAGGGGAGTCCGGTAGCCTTAGCCTATGCCATGATACTCGGAATCGACGCAATCCTTGACATGGGCAGGACGATGGTAAACGTCACCGGCGACCTGGCAGGAACGACCATTGTTGCCAAGACGGAGGGAGAACTGGACTCTTCCAAGTGGAGGGACTGAACCCTTCGCTCTTCTTCCTTTTTCCAGATTTTGGATTAATTTCTCTTCTGGCCTCTCTGGGATAAAGTTAAATACTCCAAAGTGGCGCTAACTACCAGCACAGATAGAATGGAGGTAATGTGTAATGAAGCGAGTGCTGGCGGTGTTTCTTGCCGCGATTCTGCTGACTCCTCTCATCGGCTCGAACTTCGGGCTTGCGGAGGATTTCCAGCCCAAAACGTACAAGCAAAACTTCGTGTTTACGATTCAGATTTTGCCCAACGGGAGCGCTAACATAACCATGAAAACCGTCTGGCTGGGCCCAAAGGACGAGATAGAGAAGCAAATAGAGATGATTCTCAACGAGACGAATCAGAGCAACGTGACCATCGAGGAGGCCATTCAGAAGTTCGAACAGGAGCAGCTCCGGAGGTATATAGAGAGCCTTACCCAGGCCGGCATGAAGCTCGTGAACGAGAGCATAAAGTCCTATGGCATAGAGAGCGGCGATAACATCACGATAGTCTTCAACGCCATAGCCCTGGACTTCGCCAAGTACTACTCCTACGGCGATTACTGGGAGGTTCAAATCGACCCCACGAGGGGCTACGCCACGCTTGCCATTCCAGACACTGGCCTCCCCTTTGCAATCGATATCAACAACACCTTCATCGTGAAGCTTCCCGAAAATGCCACCCTCCTGAGCTATCCGAGGCCCTTTGCAAAGCAGTACAACCAGAGCAGGTTCTTCGTCACCGCTGAAGCCCAGGACGATACGGTCATAATAAAGTCCCAGATTTACCTTGAGCCTTTCCTGCCACCAGATGGCTACCAGGCGCTCTTCGGGGACTACAAGGACTACTACATCAGATACAAGGCCCCCTACAAGGGCGAAGAGCAGTACCAGAGGAGTGTTATGAACGAGTACGTTACCCTTGACGTCTACGCAAACGGTACCATAAGGCTCCACATGAAGGACGAGTACATCGAGCCTAAGTCAGAGGTTCTTGCGAGGAAAGCTGAGATAGTCGCCTACGGCGTCCGGAACGTCACCGAGTACATCCTCAGGACGTACTCGATAGCCTTAGGTTATCAGGGCGCCCTCGTCGACCACGGCAAGGTTACCATCCTCGGCCTCAACGAGACGGACGCGCCGCTGATAATCGACGCCGAATACCTCGTCAGGAACTTCACCAAGTTCGTGAACGGCTCCTACGTTTACTCCTTTGACCCGACCATGGGCATCACCAACGGCCTCGGCGACAGGATTGAGTACGAGGTGAACCACACCCTCGATCTGACGATTAACCTCCCTGAGGGGGCGGAGATACTGGAGGTTCCCCAGAACGTGAGCAGGGACTTAAATGGCAACAGGTTCGTGCTCACCACCGTTGTCGAGGGAAGGACGATAAAAATCACATCGAACGTCTTCCTCCGCTACGGAGCTCCAGCAGACGACGTGAAGGAGCTCTTGGCCAACTACACGACCGCCACCGTCAAATACACCCTGCCCGAGGAAAAGAAAAACCTCACCACGACCCAGATTGCTGGCATAGTGGGGGCCTTGGTTCTCATAGGCCTCGCGGTTGCGATATGGAAGAAGCGCTGAGCCTTTCTTTCTTTTTCGATATTCATTTAAACCTGTTCTCCAACTTTTCTATGGTGGTGGAAGTGACGAGGAAGCTCTACTACGAGGACGCTTACATGAGGGACGCGAGGGCAAAGGTTCTTGAGGTTAGGGAGGGTGCACTCCTCCTTGACCAGACGGTGTTCTATCCTACCGGCGGCGGTCAGCCCCACGACAGGGGAACGATAAACGGCGTCGAAGTTCTGGACGTCTATAAGGACGATGCTGGAAACGTCTGGCACGCCGTTGCTGAGCCGGAGAAGTTCAAGCCCGGTGACGAGGTCGAGCTCAAAATAGACTGGGACTACAGGTACAAGCTCATGCGCATCCACTCGGCCATGCACCTCCTCGAGCACGTCCTCAATGAGGTTCTTGGGGAAGGCAACTGGGAGCTCTACGGCAGCGGGATGAGCGTCGAGAAAGGTAGGTATGACATACTCTATCCGGAAAACGTCAACCAGTACAAGGAGAGAATCATCGAGCTCTTTAACAAGTACGTTGATGAAGGCGGCGAAATGAAGATATGGTGGGAAGGGGAGACGAGATACACCCAGATAAGGGACTTCGAGGTCATCCCCTGCGGCGGGACGCACGTGAAGGACATAAAGGAGATAGGACACCTCAAGAAGCTCAAGCGCTCCAGCCTCGGAAAAGGCAAGCAGAGGCTTGAGATCTGGCTTGAGGACTGAGCTTTATTCTTTTTCGAAAACGTAGAAATACCTCTCCAGGCTCTTGTGCACACGCTGGTAATACTTGCCCACCAGCTTAAAGCCCACCCTCTCGGCTTCTCTTTCCCCATCGAAGCTCGTTGGAAAGGCTATCGCCAGCCTGCCGCCGTCTTCAAGGACATTGTAGATACTTCTCAGGGCCTTCCTGTAGAGCTCGTCGCGTTTTCTTCCGGCCAGGGTCGCCGAGGTTCCGTAGGGCGGGTCCGTGGCAACGGCTTCAAACTTCTTTCCTGGAAACATCTCCTCAAGCTTCGTGGCATCTCCGAGCCTGAGTTCGTAGTCCTTAACACCAAAGTGCTCGAGGTTGAGCCTTGCCCCTTCAACCATCTCGGGCTTTATGTCAATACCATAAACCTTGAGGCCGATTAAGCCGGCCTCCATGAGTATCCCGCCGGCGCCCATGAAGGGGTCAAGAAGCTCTCTTTTAGCCTTCGTCAGGTTCACCAGCGCCCTTGAAATCCTTGGATGGAGTGAAATCGGCCTGAAGAACGGCCTGTGGTGGGCCTTTCTCCTTTCAAAGTCTTTGGGGTTGAAGAAGTGGTATCTTATCCCCGCGTAGAGCTTTTCGCCGCAGTAGACCCTCACAAGGGTGTCCGGTTTCGAAAGGTTCACGCGGAAACCTTTGCCGTGTATCACCGCCCCCAGCTTCCTTGGAAGGTCGGTAACGTCATACCTGCAGTTAGCCATGGTCTCTGTGTCCACCTTGAAGGTTCCGCTTATCGGCCACTCAATTTCTTTGGCCTTTTCCAGGAGGTCCTCTAGGGAGTCGGCCTCGATTAAGAGCTCTCCATACTCATGGGCCAGGCCGAGGCGGTTCAGGTAGGGGAAAGCCCTCTCAT
Protein-coding regions in this window:
- a CDS encoding biotin--[acetyl-CoA-carboxylase] ligase, with translation MSGLGSGIIGRKIIHLPEVDSTNEYAKLIALNEPDGTVVVADRQTAGKGRKGRTWASPEGGLWMSVILKPRGRPEDIPKLVFIGALAVADTLGEFGIEADIKWPNDVWVNGKKICGILAEGRLSQFVVLGIGLNVNNEIPEELKGMATSMKAVLGRRAELDEVLRVLIERLDRWYTVFLEGRYGEIISAVRERSLVLGREVKVIEEGIELVGKAVDIDDDGALILETSGGRVRVLYGDVSLRFV
- a CDS encoding TIGR01177 family methyltransferase, coding for MLYLEILGNLPEMARDEVKAMLELSGGEIAGQDYLFLKLDADERAFPYLNRLGLAHEYGELLIEADSLEDLLEKAKEIEWPISGTFKVDTETMANCRYDVTDLPRKLGAVIHGKGFRVNLSKPDTLVRVYCGEKLYAGIRYHFFNPKDFERRKAHHRPFFRPISLHPRISRALVNLTKAKRELLDPFMGAGGILMEAGLIGLKVYGIDIKPEMVEGARLNLEHFGVKDYELRLGDATKLEEMFPGKKFEAVATDPPYGTSATLAGRKRDELYRKALRSIYNVLEDGGRLAIAFPTSFDGEREAERVGFKLVGKYYQRVHKSLERYFYVFEKE
- the fba gene encoding class I fructose-bisphosphate aldolase, giving the protein MDAYQSVGIRRRLKRFFRRDGRALIFAMDHGFEHGPTDFEEYWEHVNPKIIIRKVMRAGVDGVMMLPGLVRFAGDEVKPDRGLMIKLTSKTNLRPKDEQLLQSQLGFVEDAIKLGADAIAATVYWGSPQEDVMMRQFAEIASYAHDLGFPVVQFAYPRGPYINEKYGKKEDYRVVMYGARAAVESGADMIKTYWTGSKETFAKVVDAAAGVPVLLSGGAKTENPVDFLRVVYDVIEAGGAGAVVGRNIFQRENPEPLIKALIRVIHRNEEPEEAAKAEGLL
- a CDS encoding pyruvate/oxaloacetate carboxyltransferase; its protein translation is MVEIVDTTFRDAHQSLIATRLRTEDMLAVAEKMDRIGFYSMEVWGGATFDVCIRYLKEDPWERLRLLREHIRKTKLQMLLRGQNVVGYRHYPDDVVEKFVELAHKNGIDIFRVFDALNDVRNMEVAIRKAKEVGAEVQGAIAYTTGPIFTLEYYMKKVEELLKLDVDVITIKDMAALLTPQKAYELVREIKETYGVPVNVHTHSTTGMAVATYLKAVEAGADFIDTAISPLAFGTAQPGIQTIWHALPEAVGSHLDRDLIHEVSRYLKKLLEERYYGLLHKEALMVNPYVLKYQVPGGMFSNLIAQLKEMKALDKLDEVLEEIPHVREDLGWPPLVTPTSQIVGTQAVLNVLFGRYERITNEVKNYIKGLYGRPPAEINPELKAKVLGDEEPIAARPGELLEPALEKCRKELEELGYLEKEEDVLTYCLFPQVALEFFKVRKEGVRKPEIPKTAQKFKLYIDGVEFEVGVEGVDLSALKYLPQIASAGTPVPAVPSAPSVPSSVPTPAPSPVPAPAAPTPAPAGEGVVTAPMPGKIIRILVKEGDEVKTGQGLLVLEAMKMEN
- a CDS encoding exodeoxyribonuclease VII small subunit, encoding MKRVLAVFLAAILLTPLIGSNFGLAEDFQPKTYKQNFVFTIQILPNGSANITMKTVWLGPKDEIEKQIEMILNETNQSNVTIEEAIQKFEQEQLRRYIESLTQAGMKLVNESIKSYGIESGDNITIVFNAIALDFAKYYSYGDYWEVQIDPTRGYATLAIPDTGLPFAIDINNTFIVKLPENATLLSYPRPFAKQYNQSRFFVTAEAQDDTVIIKSQIYLEPFLPPDGYQALFGDYKDYYIRYKAPYKGEEQYQRSVMNEYVTLDVYANGTIRLHMKDEYIEPKSEVLARKAEIVAYGVRNVTEYILRTYSIALGYQGALVDHGKVTILGLNETDAPLIIDAEYLVRNFTKFVNGSYVYSFDPTMGITNGLGDRIEYEVNHTLDLTINLPEGAEILEVPQNVSRDLNGNRFVLTTVVEGRTIKITSNVFLRYGAPADDVKELLANYTTATVKYTLPEEKKNLTTTQIAGIVGALVLIGLAVAIWKKR
- a CDS encoding dicarboxylate/amino acid:cation symporter, which encodes MGKGLLKTYLEIPVLHKILAGLILGVVLGLLLPGYSATLKPLGDLFIRLLKMLVMPIILFSLVVGAASINPARLGRVGVKIIVYYLVTSAFAVFFGLLMGNIFKPGTGINLGTGAGKAIEAEAPSLVQTLLNIVPTNPFAALSSGQVLPTIFFAIVFGIAISYLMNSEDKRIRSSAETLFRVMDAAAEAMYKIVAGVMQYAPIGVFALIYYVIGQFGPNVAGPLVKVVVAVYLGLILQILLVYGVLLKVFGIDPLKFLKKAKDAMITAFVTRSSSGTLPVTMRVAEEEMGVDRGIFSFTLPLGATINMDGTALYQGVTVLFVANAIGQPLTLEQQLVVILTAVLASIGTAGVPGAGAIMLAMVLQSVGLGLVEGSPVALAYAMILGIDAILDMGRTMVNVTGDLAGTTIVAKTEGELDSSKWRD
- a CDS encoding alanyl-tRNA editing protein codes for the protein MTRKLYYEDAYMRDARAKVLEVREGALLLDQTVFYPTGGGQPHDRGTINGVEVLDVYKDDAGNVWHAVAEPEKFKPGDEVELKIDWDYRYKLMRIHSAMHLLEHVLNEVLGEGNWELYGSGMSVEKGRYDILYPENVNQYKERIIELFNKYVDEGGEMKIWWEGETRYTQIRDFEVIPCGGTHVKDIKEIGHLKKLKRSSLGKGKQRLEIWLED